The Dehalogenimonas lykanthroporepellens BL-DC-9 genome includes a window with the following:
- a CDS encoding Nitrilase/cyanide hydratase and apolipoprotein N-acyltransferase (PFAM: Nitrilase/cyanide hydratase and apolipoprotein N-acyltransferase~KEGG: dev:DhcVS_958 carbon-nitrogen hydrolase), translating to MKSYRVALLHLAPELGEIEKNRRAVEFAVRESAARGAGIVVTPETVVPGYHFAEAIGTDWIEPQPDAWLRRMADSAGQLGVNLFLSYQERTADNRLFNTVFCLDNTGRVAGTHRKMGISAGHTAEAWADAGERVEVIECDGLKAGILVCADTWGPHHAATLRAAGAEVLISPAAWPPRPCPPEGCWEKRSAETGLPVWVCNRTGFEPGLDFTYGESVVALDGRRLLEYAEAAPAILLFDWDFDTRRPLQDSFEVVPL from the coding sequence ATGAAATCATATCGCGTCGCCCTGTTGCACCTGGCTCCGGAACTGGGAGAAATTGAAAAGAACCGCCGCGCGGTGGAATTCGCTGTCAGGGAATCTGCCGCCCGCGGCGCCGGCATTGTCGTCACCCCGGAAACCGTCGTGCCCGGCTACCACTTCGCCGAAGCCATCGGCACCGACTGGATCGAACCTCAGCCCGACGCCTGGCTCCGCCGCATGGCCGATTCGGCCGGACAGCTCGGCGTCAACCTTTTCCTGAGCTATCAGGAGAGAACGGCGGACAACCGACTGTTCAATACCGTATTCTGTCTGGACAATACCGGCCGCGTCGCCGGCACCCACCGCAAGATGGGTATCAGTGCCGGTCACACCGCCGAGGCCTGGGCTGATGCCGGTGAGCGGGTGGAAGTCATCGAATGCGATGGCCTCAAGGCCGGCATACTGGTTTGCGCCGACACCTGGGGCCCGCACCACGCCGCCACCCTGCGCGCCGCCGGCGCCGAAGTGCTGATTTCACCGGCCGCCTGGCCGCCCCGCCCCTGTCCGCCGGAGGGTTGCTGGGAAAAGCGGAGTGCCGAAACCGGCTTGCCGGTCTGGGTCTGCAACCGCACCGGGTTCGAGCCGGGTCTGGATTTCACCTACGGGGAAAGTGTTGTCGCCCTCGACGGCCGCCGCCTGCTGGAATACGCCGAAGCGGCCCCGGCGATACTGCTGTTTGACTGGGACTTCGACACCCGCCGCCCTCTTCAGGACAGCTTCGAAGTCGTCCCTCTCTGA
- a CDS encoding Nucleotidyl transferase (PFAM: Nucleotidyl transferase; transferase hexapeptide repeat containing protein~KEGG: deg:DehalGT_0949 nucleotidyl transferase), with protein sequence MKALVLVGGLGTRLRPLSVNMPKAMMPVVNRPFMARVVERLARHGVNEVIFTRGHLAGRMESYFGDGSAFGVKVMFVDEEQPLGTAGGVRNCQGLLGNGTFLVLNGDIYADIDYTALLEYHRRRGATATIALTPVANPAAFGLVETGADGRIARFIEKPSPDEITTDMINAGCYALEPAVLEYIPAGRPVSIERETFQQLLAERRPFYGYDISGSYWIDMGNSERYYRLNMDLLAGAGGGRNNWGRNVVMDATAEITGPVIIGNDCRLGAGAVVRGPAALGDGTRLGRGARVEGSIVWDGVFIGDRAAVTGSVVAAGCHLGSEAVVADSVLADGVWVDEGRTLNEAEVWPGTILNN encoded by the coding sequence ATGAAAGCGCTGGTTCTGGTAGGCGGACTGGGGACGCGGTTGCGGCCGCTGTCGGTCAATATGCCCAAGGCAATGATGCCGGTGGTCAACCGGCCTTTCATGGCGCGCGTCGTCGAACGTCTGGCGCGACACGGGGTGAACGAGGTCATCTTCACCCGGGGCCACCTGGCTGGCCGCATGGAAAGTTACTTCGGCGACGGCAGTGCTTTTGGTGTTAAGGTGATGTTTGTCGATGAAGAACAGCCGCTGGGAACCGCTGGCGGTGTCAGGAACTGCCAGGGACTGCTGGGCAACGGCACCTTTCTGGTATTGAACGGCGACATCTACGCCGACATCGATTATACTGCCTTGCTGGAATACCACCGCCGGCGCGGGGCGACGGCTACCATCGCGCTGACGCCGGTGGCCAATCCGGCGGCCTTCGGTCTGGTGGAGACCGGTGCTGACGGGCGGATAGCCCGTTTCATCGAAAAACCATCCCCTGATGAGATTACCACCGATATGATAAACGCCGGCTGTTACGCGCTGGAACCGGCGGTGCTGGAATACATTCCCGCCGGCCGGCCGGTCAGCATCGAACGGGAAACCTTCCAGCAGTTGCTGGCCGAACGGCGGCCTTTTTACGGTTACGATATCTCCGGCAGTTACTGGATAGATATGGGCAACAGTGAACGATATTACCGGCTCAACATGGACCTGCTGGCAGGGGCCGGCGGCGGTCGGAACAACTGGGGTCGAAATGTGGTCATGGATGCCACGGCCGAGATTACCGGGCCGGTGATTATCGGCAACGACTGCCGGCTGGGCGCCGGCGCAGTAGTGCGCGGCCCGGCGGCGCTGGGCGACGGCACCAGGCTGGGCCGGGGGGCCCGGGTGGAAGGTTCCATCGTCTGGGACGGCGTCTTTATCGGCGACAGGGCGGCGGTCACCGGTTCGGTGGTCGCCGCCGGCTGTCATCTGGGCAGTGAGGCCGTCGTTGCCGATTCGGTACTGGCCGACGGCGTCTGGGTCGACGAAGGTCGGACATTGAACGAGGCCGAAGTCTGGCCGGGCACCATACTGAATAATTGA
- a CDS encoding acetate/CoA ligase (KEGG: dev:DhcVS_992 acetyl-CoA synthetase~TIGRFAM: acetate/CoA ligase~PFAM: AMP-dependent synthetase and ligase): MTQTDSRVTHLPTGSYYNPTGEYDEMYRRSLEDPEGFWAEQAESLDWFKPWEKVLDWKAPYARWFVGGKLNLSYQCLDRHMKTETRNKVAFYWEGELGDSQVLTYHEMYRLTNNYAAALKRLGVNRGDKVALYLPMIPALPVFMLACARIGAIFTVVFSAFSGQALADRVEDVNAKVIITASGMHRRGKILPLKDNAVEAAGKCPCVEKIVVVKHTGHHTEMDPKRDVWLDDILSDTDEYVAPEEMDSNDPLFVLYTSGSTGKPKGILHGTAGYSLWIAKTLQWAFNPGKESVFWCTADIGWITGHSYVVFAPLELGLTSVMYEGAPDYPGIDRWWQLIAKYGVTIFYTSPTAIRMFMRHGEEWPAKYDLSSLKSLGSVGEPINPEAWLWYYRNIGHERIPISDTWWQTETGGFMISPTPGIQPHPLKPGSATKPMPGVDVAVLDPDGKELPNGQTGFIVIRKPWPGMLLDIYNNQELYEKTYWSRFPGNYLPGDFCMRDQDNFLWLLGRADEVIKVAGHRISTAELESSIVGHSAVAEAAACSRPDEVKGEAIILFVTLRKGTDPSPEIKAELTRHLRATIGALATPEEIFFVNLLPKTRSGKIMRRLLKAVATGATVGDTSTLDDGASIDEARAAFDELKNSAQRYKTAEKKPDIKGD, from the coding sequence ATGACACAGACAGATTCCCGCGTGACCCATCTACCCACCGGCAGTTATTACAACCCCACCGGCGAGTACGACGAAATGTACCGTCGTTCCCTCGAGGATCCTGAAGGGTTCTGGGCGGAGCAGGCGGAAAGCCTGGACTGGTTCAAGCCCTGGGAGAAGGTGCTGGATTGGAAGGCCCCCTATGCCCGCTGGTTCGTCGGTGGCAAACTGAACCTGTCCTATCAGTGCCTGGACCGGCATATGAAGACCGAGACCAGAAATAAAGTAGCTTTCTATTGGGAAGGCGAGCTGGGTGATTCCCAGGTGCTGACCTACCATGAAATGTACCGATTGACCAATAACTACGCCGCGGCGCTCAAGCGGCTGGGGGTGAACAGGGGCGATAAAGTGGCCCTGTATCTGCCGATGATTCCGGCACTCCCGGTGTTCATGCTGGCCTGCGCTCGCATCGGGGCCATTTTTACCGTGGTATTCTCCGCCTTCTCCGGTCAGGCGCTGGCCGACCGGGTCGAGGATGTGAATGCCAAAGTCATTATCACCGCTTCCGGAATGCATCGCCGCGGCAAGATACTGCCATTGAAAGATAACGCGGTCGAGGCCGCCGGCAAGTGTCCCTGTGTCGAGAAGATCGTGGTGGTCAAGCATACCGGTCACCATACCGAAATGGACCCCAAGCGCGATGTCTGGCTGGACGATATTCTGTCCGATACCGATGAATATGTCGCTCCGGAAGAGATGGATTCCAATGACCCGCTGTTCGTCCTTTATACCTCAGGCAGTACCGGCAAGCCCAAGGGTATTCTGCATGGCACCGCCGGTTATTCCCTATGGATAGCCAAGACACTGCAATGGGCCTTCAATCCCGGCAAAGAGAGTGTCTTCTGGTGCACCGCCGATATCGGCTGGATTACCGGTCACAGCTATGTGGTGTTCGCGCCGCTGGAGCTGGGTTTGACTTCGGTGATGTATGAAGGAGCGCCGGATTATCCGGGTATCGACCGCTGGTGGCAGTTGATTGCCAAATACGGCGTGACTATTTTCTATACCTCTCCCACTGCCATCCGGATGTTCATGCGGCACGGTGAGGAATGGCCGGCCAAGTATGACCTGTCCAGCTTAAAGTCGCTGGGTTCGGTCGGCGAGCCGATCAACCCGGAAGCCTGGTTGTGGTACTACCGTAATATCGGCCACGAACGGATTCCCATCTCCGACACCTGGTGGCAGACGGAGACCGGCGGGTTCATGATTTCGCCGACCCCCGGCATCCAGCCTCATCCGTTGAAACCCGGTTCGGCCACCAAACCGATGCCCGGTGTGGATGTAGCGGTGCTGGATCCCGACGGCAAGGAACTGCCTAACGGCCAGACCGGCTTTATTGTCATCCGGAAGCCGTGGCCCGGTATGTTACTGGACATCTATAACAACCAGGAACTTTACGAGAAAACCTATTGGTCCCGTTTCCCAGGTAATTATCTGCCCGGCGACTTCTGCATGAGGGACCAGGACAATTTCCTGTGGTTGCTGGGCCGGGCTGACGAGGTCATCAAGGTAGCCGGCCATCGGATTTCCACCGCTGAACTGGAAAGCTCTATCGTTGGCCACTCCGCGGTGGCCGAGGCGGCGGCCTGTTCCCGGCCTGATGAGGTCAAGGGCGAAGCTATCATTCTGTTCGTGACGTTGCGCAAGGGCACCGACCCGTCACCGGAAATCAAGGCCGAGCTGACGCGTCATCTGCGGGCGACCATCGGCGCGCTGGCCACGCCGGAAGAGATATTCTTCGTCAACCTTTTGCCGAAGACCCGTTCCGGCAAGATCATGCGGCGTCTGCTGAAGGCGGTGGCTACCGGAGCGACCGTCGGCGATACCTCGACGCTGGATGACGGCGCTTCCATCGACGAAGCCAGGGCGGCCTTCGACGAACTCAAAAACAGCGCACAGCGCTACAAGACCGCCGAGAAAAAACCCGATATCAAGGGTGATTAG
- a CDS encoding 5-carboxymethyl-2-hydroxymuconate Delta-isomerase (KEGG: dev:DhcVS_1005 fumarylacetoacetate hydrolase~PFAM: fumarylacetoacetate (FAA) hydrolase; Domain of unknown function DUF2437) yields the protein MNIVRFNRHGEARYGVAADGSIRELRSAPWKEMDFTGQEYPLEGTELLAPCQPSKIVCLGVNYHGHAREMKHELPDAPLIFLKPSTAVIGPEADIVYPEASHRVDYEAELALVIKKPAWRVARADAGDYILGYTCFNDVTARDLQKLDGQWTRAKGFNTFAAVGPWISTGVDPSSLTVETYLNGERRQHGNTADLIFHIDYLIHFITHVMTLLPGDMVTTGTPSGIGSMEPGDTVEVRIENIGTLRNYVTRVD from the coding sequence ATGAACATCGTCAGATTCAACCGCCACGGCGAGGCGCGTTACGGCGTGGCCGCCGACGGCTCCATCCGGGAACTGCGTAGTGCTCCCTGGAAGGAAATGGATTTTACCGGGCAGGAGTATCCCCTGGAAGGCACTGAACTGCTGGCGCCCTGCCAGCCGAGCAAGATTGTCTGCCTGGGGGTTAACTATCACGGACACGCCCGCGAAATGAAACATGAACTGCCTGACGCTCCTCTCATCTTTCTCAAGCCGTCCACGGCGGTCATCGGCCCCGAGGCGGATATAGTGTATCCGGAGGCTTCGCACCGGGTGGATTACGAGGCTGAACTGGCGCTGGTGATCAAAAAACCCGCCTGGCGGGTAGCCAGGGCTGACGCCGGGGATTATATCCTGGGTTATACCTGTTTCAACGACGTCACCGCCCGGGATTTGCAGAAGCTGGACGGCCAGTGGACGCGGGCCAAAGGCTTCAATACTTTTGCCGCCGTCGGGCCGTGGATTTCGACGGGCGTCGACCCTTCTTCACTGACGGTGGAAACCTACCTCAACGGCGAACGCCGTCAACACGGCAATACCGCCGACCTTATCTTTCATATCGACTATCTGATTCATTTCATTACCCACGTAATGACGCTGTTGCCGGGAGATATGGTCACAACAGGGACGCCTTCCGGCATCGGCTCGATGGAACCGGGGGACACAGTGGAAGTGCGCATTGAAAATATCGGCACCCTTCGCAACTATGTAACAAGGGTGGATTGA
- a CDS encoding protein of unknown function DUF100 (PFAM: protein of unknown function DUF100~KEGG: dev:DhcVS_1007 fructose 1,6-bisphosphatase) → MKITLSVIKADIGGYVGHSDAHPECVCTADDALAKAKKSGLLIDYHTTKCGDDLQLIMTHQRGENNADIHEMAWNTFVACTEVAKKHKLYGAGQDLLTDAFSGNIKGMGPGAAEMEFEERTSEPVVVFMADKTSSGAWNLPLYKMFADPFNTIGLVIAENMHQGFKFEVHDVKESKKITFKTPEEIYDMLVFIGAANRYPIKSVYTLSGEIAASSSTQKLAFLAGRYVGKDDPVCIVRCQGSFPAVGEVLEPFAKPYLVEGWMRGSHYGPLMPVSVADSLPTRFDGPPRVTALGFQLAEGRLVGPRDFFADVSYDQARQKANDMAYMMREHGPFEPHRLPLDEMEYTTMPQVSRKLEGRFEPIE, encoded by the coding sequence ATGAAGATTACTCTGAGCGTAATCAAGGCCGATATCGGTGGCTATGTAGGTCATTCGGATGCCCATCCGGAGTGCGTCTGTACCGCTGACGACGCTCTGGCCAAGGCCAAGAAAAGTGGTCTGTTGATAGATTATCACACCACCAAGTGCGGTGACGATCTGCAACTTATCATGACCCATCAGCGGGGAGAGAACAATGCCGATATCCACGAGATGGCGTGGAATACCTTCGTTGCCTGCACCGAAGTGGCCAAGAAACATAAACTCTATGGCGCCGGCCAGGACCTGCTGACCGATGCCTTTTCCGGCAATATCAAAGGCATGGGGCCGGGCGCGGCCGAAATGGAGTTCGAGGAACGAACGTCCGAGCCGGTAGTGGTGTTCATGGCTGACAAGACATCATCGGGTGCCTGGAACCTCCCGCTGTACAAGATGTTTGCCGATCCATTTAATACCATCGGTTTGGTAATCGCCGAGAACATGCACCAGGGTTTCAAGTTTGAGGTGCATGACGTCAAGGAAAGCAAAAAGATCACCTTCAAGACTCCGGAAGAGATATACGATATGCTGGTCTTTATCGGCGCGGCCAACCGCTATCCCATCAAGTCAGTCTATACCCTGAGTGGAGAGATCGCCGCCTCGTCTTCCACCCAGAAGCTGGCGTTTCTGGCCGGCCGGTATGTCGGCAAGGATGACCCGGTGTGCATCGTCCGCTGTCAGGGTTCCTTTCCGGCGGTCGGCGAAGTCCTGGAGCCGTTCGCCAAGCCGTACCTGGTGGAAGGCTGGATGCGCGGCTCGCATTACGGCCCGCTGATGCCGGTGAGCGTTGCCGACAGTCTGCCGACCCGTTTCGACGGGCCGCCAAGGGTAACCGCCCTGGGCTTCCAGCTGGCGGAGGGCCGGCTGGTGGGGCCGCGGGATTTCTTTGCTGACGTGTCCTACGATCAGGCTCGCCAGAAGGCCAACGATATGGCTTACATGATGCGGGAACATGGCCCGTTCGAACCGCACCGGTTGCCGCTGGATGAGATGGAATACACCACCATGCCCCAGGTGTCGCGTAAACTGGAAGGGCGTTTCGAGCCAATCGAGTAA
- a CDS encoding Rhodanese domain protein (KEGG: fpl:Ferp_1321 rhodanese domain protein~PFAM: Rhodanese domain protein~SMART: Rhodanese domain protein), whose product MFKKTLLITLATILAMIPLACSSEPAVEGQIILDLSPAEARTMIQENLGQTDFVLLDVRTPSEFAAGHIEGAVLLDFNSGNFQAEAEKLDKNKRYLVYCRTSNRSGQAVNLMKNLGFMEVYDLDGGIVAWEAAGYPVVR is encoded by the coding sequence TTGTTTAAGAAAACATTACTGATAACGCTGGCGACGATACTGGCCATGATTCCGTTAGCCTGCTCTTCCGAGCCGGCGGTCGAAGGACAGATAATCCTTGACCTGTCGCCGGCCGAAGCCCGGACGATGATTCAGGAGAATCTGGGACAGACGGATTTCGTCCTGCTGGACGTGCGGACACCGTCGGAGTTTGCCGCCGGCCATATAGAAGGGGCCGTCCTACTGGACTTCAATTCCGGCAACTTTCAGGCTGAAGCGGAAAAACTGGACAAGAACAAGCGCTACCTGGTTTACTGTCGCACTTCCAACCGTTCCGGTCAGGCGGTGAACTTGATGAAGAACCTGGGTTTCATGGAAGTATATGATCTGGACGGCGGCATCGTGGCCTGGGAGGCGGCCGGCTATCCGGTAGTCAGGTAA
- a CDS encoding non-canonical purine NTP pyrophosphatase, rdgB/HAM1 family (KEGG: dev:DhcVS_1008 hypothetical protein~TIGRFAM: non-canonical purine NTP pyrophosphatase, rdgB/HAM1 family~PFAM: Ham1 family protein) yields MKENRRLVLATGNTGKVREYRRLLAGTGFGIVTPAELGLDVRPEETGATFADNAVIKAEALAEATGMPSLADDSGLEVDALGGQPGVESARYGGAGLDDIGRFLLVLRRLAGVPEERRTARFRCAIALAAPRRETVVVEGTVEGRIALEARGEGGFGYDPVFLPEGRRRTMAELSPGEKDALSHRARAAVRIRPELERLPENI; encoded by the coding sequence ATGAAGGAGAACAGGCGGCTGGTGCTGGCCACCGGCAATACCGGCAAGGTGCGGGAGTATCGGCGGTTGTTGGCCGGTACCGGTTTCGGCATCGTGACGCCGGCTGAACTGGGGCTGGATGTCCGGCCCGAAGAAACCGGCGCGACCTTTGCTGACAATGCCGTCATCAAAGCTGAGGCGCTGGCTGAGGCTACCGGTATGCCGTCCCTGGCTGACGATTCCGGGCTGGAAGTGGATGCCCTGGGCGGCCAGCCTGGGGTGGAATCCGCCCGCTATGGCGGAGCCGGACTGGACGATATCGGGCGGTTTCTTCTGGTGCTGAGACGGCTGGCCGGGGTGCCGGAAGAACGCCGCACAGCACGTTTCCGCTGTGCCATCGCCCTGGCCGCGCCCCGGCGGGAAACGGTGGTGGTTGAAGGTACTGTGGAAGGCCGTATCGCCCTGGAAGCCCGGGGCGAAGGCGGGTTCGGTTATGACCCGGTGTTTCTGCCGGAAGGCAGACGGCGAACCATGGCCGAACTGTCGCCGGGGGAAAAGGACGCTCTGTCCCATCGGGCCCGGGCGGCTGTCCGTATTCGGCCGGAGTTGGAAAGATTACCGGAAAATATTTGA
- a CDS encoding Mg chelatase, subunit ChlI (TIGRFAM: Mg chelatase, subunit ChlI~PFAM: magnesium chelatase ChlI subunit~KEGG: dev:DhcVS_858 magnesium chelatase~SMART: AAA ATPase), whose amino-acid sequence MLAKTTTCALLGLDGTIVEVEVDIAPGLPSFTVVGLPDAAIQESRERVRAAVRNSGFYFPMKRVVAGLAPADFKKTGPAYDLPIALGILLSSGQLQAKVDDLIFLGELSLEGKLRHTSGILPMVSLARQNGFRRVVVPAEDAAEAALVDGMEIIPLDSLAGLASFLSGETAAPTLPAPPPAVDDEAETAFDLTHIKGQEHVKRALEVAAAGAHNIVMSGPPGSGKTMLARALTTILPPLTNDEALEVTKIYSVSGKLPPGTPLVRRRPFRSPHYTTSAAGLVGGGHQPRPGEITLSHRGVLFLDELPEFGHNMLEVLRQPLEDRVVTISRSQGTVTFPANFMLVGAMNPCPCGYYGDQLKECRCAASQITRYQNRLSGPFLDRVDIFVEVPRVDYDKLSGDHRGETSTTVAARVTEARHRQTARFQNTRLTANNDMTAADIKKYCRLEAPAESLLRTAMRQLSLSARAFHRTLKLSRTIADLDGADTIKTHHLAEALQYRPRLGI is encoded by the coding sequence ATGCTCGCCAAAACCACTACCTGTGCCCTGCTCGGTCTCGACGGCACCATCGTCGAAGTTGAGGTCGATATCGCCCCCGGTCTGCCGTCCTTCACCGTAGTCGGCCTGCCCGATGCCGCCATTCAGGAATCACGGGAGAGGGTGCGGGCCGCCGTTCGTAACTCGGGTTTCTATTTCCCCATGAAAAGGGTCGTCGCCGGTCTGGCGCCGGCTGATTTCAAGAAGACCGGCCCCGCCTATGACCTGCCCATCGCTCTGGGCATCCTGCTCAGTTCCGGCCAGCTCCAGGCCAAAGTCGATGACCTCATCTTCCTGGGCGAACTGTCACTGGAAGGTAAACTGCGCCACACCTCCGGCATCCTGCCCATGGTCTCGCTGGCGCGTCAGAACGGCTTCCGCAGGGTAGTCGTCCCCGCTGAAGATGCCGCCGAGGCGGCGCTGGTTGACGGTATGGAAATCATCCCGCTGGACAGTCTGGCCGGGCTGGCCTCTTTCCTGTCCGGTGAAACCGCCGCCCCGACACTGCCGGCTCCGCCGCCGGCGGTTGATGACGAGGCCGAAACCGCCTTCGACCTGACTCATATCAAGGGTCAGGAGCATGTCAAACGCGCCCTGGAAGTAGCCGCGGCCGGGGCCCATAACATCGTCATGTCCGGGCCGCCCGGCTCCGGCAAGACTATGCTGGCGCGGGCGCTGACCACTATTCTGCCGCCGCTGACCAACGATGAAGCGCTGGAGGTCACCAAGATTTATTCCGTCTCCGGCAAACTCCCGCCGGGGACGCCGCTGGTGCGCCGGCGTCCCTTCCGCAGTCCGCATTACACCACTTCCGCCGCCGGATTGGTCGGCGGCGGTCATCAGCCGCGTCCGGGAGAAATAACCCTGTCCCACCGCGGCGTGCTGTTTCTGGATGAACTGCCGGAATTCGGCCATAACATGCTGGAAGTCCTGCGTCAGCCGCTGGAAGACCGGGTGGTGACCATCAGCCGCTCCCAGGGTACCGTCACCTTCCCGGCTAACTTCATGCTGGTCGGCGCCATGAATCCCTGCCCCTGTGGTTACTACGGCGACCAGCTCAAGGAATGCCGTTGCGCCGCCTCCCAGATTACCCGCTATCAGAACCGCCTTTCGGGGCCGTTTCTGGACCGGGTGGATATCTTCGTCGAAGTGCCGCGCGTGGATTATGACAAGCTGTCGGGCGACCACCGGGGGGAAACATCCACCACCGTAGCGGCGCGGGTAACCGAAGCCCGCCACCGTCAGACCGCCCGTTTCCAAAACACCCGGCTGACCGCCAACAACGACATGACCGCCGCCGACATCAAGAAGTACTGCCGGCTGGAAGCACCGGCGGAAAGCCTGCTCCGCACCGCCATGCGTCAATTGTCTTTATCCGCCCGTGCCTTTCACCGTACGCTCAAGCTCTCCCGCACCATCGCCGACCTGGACGGCGCGGACACCATCAAGACCCATCACCTGGCCGAGGCCCTGCAGTACCGTCCCCGACTGGGCATTTAA
- a CDS encoding ATP:corrinoid adenosyltransferase BtuR/CobO/CobP (PFAM: ATP:corrinoid adenosyltransferase BtuR/CobO/CobP~KEGG: dev:DhcVS_1006 ATP:corrinoid adenosyltransferase), translating into MTEHTASDNGYKLERGLVNIFTGHGKGKTSAAIGTAVRAAGHGLRVYMVFMMKANEAFEHGEFKVLKALPNVTIDTFGQRGWAKRGNVQPEHREQAQKALDSAKAAMNSGDYDVIVLDEVNGAIASSLVDIEEVVNLIENKPPQVELVLTGRYADPRLVQMADLVSEVLMIKHPINEGIRARKGIDY; encoded by the coding sequence TTGACCGAACATACTGCATCGGACAACGGTTACAAACTGGAACGCGGACTGGTGAATATCTTCACCGGCCACGGCAAGGGAAAAACCTCAGCGGCCATCGGTACTGCGGTTCGCGCCGCCGGGCACGGTCTGCGGGTCTATATGGTGTTCATGATGAAGGCTAACGAGGCTTTCGAACATGGCGAATTCAAGGTGCTCAAGGCCCTGCCCAATGTTACCATCGACACTTTCGGCCAGCGGGGCTGGGCCAAGCGGGGCAACGTTCAGCCGGAACATCGGGAGCAGGCGCAGAAGGCACTGGACTCCGCCAAAGCGGCCATGAACAGCGGTGACTATGACGTCATCGTGCTGGATGAGGTTAACGGCGCTATCGCTTCCAGCCTGGTGGACATCGAAGAAGTAGTCAATTTGATCGAGAACAAGCCTCCTCAGGTCGAGCTTGTGCTGACCGGGCGTTACGCCGACCCCCGACTGGTGCAGATGGCCGACCTGGTATCCGAGGTGCTGATGATCAAGCACCCCATCAACGAAGGAATCCGCGCCCGCAAGGGCATTGATTATTAA